From Vitis vinifera cultivar Pinot Noir 40024 chromosome 5, ASM3070453v1, the proteins below share one genomic window:
- the LOC104878068 gene encoding probable LRR receptor-like serine/threonine-protein kinase At1g53420 isoform X1 — protein MSNVGIKRPCECTIAHDISLENVSRMHELSEAFHAISLRHTCLMSILEQFSKLSSRAGDLSFNKLNGEIPNLDGLTNVQVMCLTGNRLNGNILDGIKGRQSRTELGGCLENYPCQKNRYSLHINCGGEKSTVGNVVYEGDQYEGGAAKFHPMTDYWGFSSTGHF, from the exons ATGAGCAATGTTG GGATAAAGCGTCCCTGTGAGTGTACCATTGCCCAT gatATATCACTGGAAAATGTTTCAAGAATGCATGAGCTTTCAGAAGCCTTCCATGCTATTTCCTTAAGACACACATGCCTCATGTCTATCTTGGAGCAGTTTAGTAAACTGAGTTCTAGGGCCGG AGATCTCAGCTTCAACAAGTTGAACGGAGAGATTCCAAATCTTGATGGCCTAACAAACGTGCAAGTCAT GTGTCTGACAGGCAACCGGCTTAATGGAAATATTCTAGATGGAATCAAGGGAAGGCAGAGCCGCAC AGAACTTGGTGGGTGCCTGGAAAACTATCCTTGTCAAAAAA ATCGTTATTCATTGCATATAAATTGTGGTGGAGAGAAATCTACTGTTGGAAATGTTGTTTATGAAGGGGATCAATATGAAGGAGGTGCAGCAAAATTTCATCCTATGACTGATTATTGGGGATTTAGTAGCACTGGACACTTCTAG
- the LOC104878068 gene encoding uncharacterized protein LOC104878068 isoform X2 — translation MSNVGIKRPCECTIAHDISLENVSRMHELSEAFHAISLRHTCLMSILEQFSKLSSRAGDLSFNKLNGEIPNLDGLTNVQVMCLTGNRLNGNILDGIKGRQSRTYYALVIACHHLLS, via the exons ATGAGCAATGTTG GGATAAAGCGTCCCTGTGAGTGTACCATTGCCCAT gatATATCACTGGAAAATGTTTCAAGAATGCATGAGCTTTCAGAAGCCTTCCATGCTATTTCCTTAAGACACACATGCCTCATGTCTATCTTGGAGCAGTTTAGTAAACTGAGTTCTAGGGCCGG AGATCTCAGCTTCAACAAGTTGAACGGAGAGATTCCAAATCTTGATGGCCTAACAAACGTGCAAGTCAT GTGTCTGACAGGCAACCGGCTTAATGGAAATATTCTAGATGGAATCAAGGGAAGGCAGAGCCGCAC ATATTATGCTCTCGTAATTGCTTGTCATCATCTTTTATCCTAG